The following proteins are encoded in a genomic region of Nitratireductor sp. GISD-1A_MAKvit:
- a CDS encoding cation diffusion facilitator family transporter: MPSNGKLQRIAMWSILVALGIFALKLAAWWLTDSVALFSDAMESVVNVVASCVAWYALRIAHTPADDNHPFGHHKAEYFSAVLEGVLIVVAALLIIREAGIALFEPRPLETPFVGLLINGLAAVGNGIWAWLLVSTGRRARSPAMIADGRHLWTDVVTSAGVIGGLVLAVATGWNWLDPLMALIVAVNILWHGWHLVGESVQGLMDVSVEPEELKKIERVIADNDAGALEFHDLKTREAGRARFIEFHLVVPSDMTVEAAHRICDRIEGALEKNQPGAEVTIHVEPEHKAKFC, encoded by the coding sequence ATGCCATCAAACGGCAAGCTCCAGCGCATCGCGATGTGGTCCATCCTCGTTGCGCTGGGCATTTTTGCGCTCAAGCTTGCCGCATGGTGGCTCACCGATTCCGTGGCGCTCTTTTCCGATGCGATGGAATCGGTGGTCAATGTCGTGGCATCGTGCGTGGCCTGGTATGCTTTGCGCATTGCCCACACGCCGGCAGACGACAACCATCCGTTCGGCCATCACAAGGCAGAATATTTCTCAGCCGTTCTGGAAGGCGTTCTGATTGTCGTTGCTGCATTGCTGATCATCCGGGAAGCGGGGATTGCTCTTTTCGAGCCGCGTCCGCTTGAAACTCCCTTCGTCGGATTGCTTATCAACGGGCTTGCCGCCGTCGGCAACGGCATTTGGGCGTGGCTTCTGGTGTCGACCGGGCGCAGGGCGCGATCTCCGGCCATGATCGCCGATGGCAGGCATTTGTGGACCGATGTCGTCACCTCGGCAGGCGTGATTGGCGGCCTGGTGCTTGCCGTAGCAACCGGATGGAACTGGCTGGACCCGCTGATGGCGCTGATCGTTGCCGTAAACATTCTCTGGCATGGCTGGCATCTCGTGGGAGAGTCGGTGCAGGGGCTGATGGATGTTTCGGTCGAGCCTGAAGAACTGAAAAAGATCGAACGTGTGATCGCCGACAATGATGCAGGCGCTCTTGAATTTCACGATCTCAAGACCCGTGAAGCGGGCAGGGCCCGCTTTATCGAATTTCATCTGGTCGTGCCGTCGGACATGACGGTCGAGGCTGCACACCGCATCTGCGACCGTATCGAAGGGGCACTTGAGAAAAACCAGCCCGGCGCGGAAGTCACCATTCACGTGGAACCTGAACACAAGGCAAAATTCTGCTGA
- a CDS encoding phosphatase PAP2 family protein, with the protein MSNQNVSFPRRVLQRRKALAPAVLLLVLTFGSFVFLTIADEVAEGEIAAFDRGVLLSMRNASDVSDPLGPPWLEEAALEITAIGGYPVIVLSLLIVTGLLIVVRRYGAALYSVLSVGSGALVSYTLKNHYDRPRPDLVEHLDVIHTASFPSGHATVTTVAYLTLAALVVRFFPAWRVRLYVLAVAVFVSFIVGISRIYLGVHWPSDVFAGWALGVAWASFAWLCASLLALYRGKRLEDRAGKRLRETPVEAMERI; encoded by the coding sequence ATGTCAAACCAGAATGTCAGTTTTCCAAGACGCGTCCTGCAACGCCGCAAGGCGCTTGCACCTGCCGTTCTCTTGCTGGTTCTGACATTTGGCTCTTTTGTATTCCTCACCATTGCCGATGAGGTGGCGGAAGGCGAAATCGCAGCGTTTGACCGAGGCGTCCTGCTTTCGATGCGCAACGCGTCAGATGTATCCGATCCGCTAGGCCCCCCATGGCTGGAGGAGGCGGCGCTCGAAATCACGGCCATTGGCGGTTATCCGGTGATCGTACTCTCCCTGTTGATCGTGACGGGGCTTCTGATCGTTGTACGGCGTTATGGGGCAGCCCTTTATTCCGTGCTTTCGGTGGGGTCCGGTGCGCTGGTCTCATACACGCTGAAAAACCACTACGATCGCCCGAGACCTGATCTGGTCGAGCATCTCGATGTGATCCACACGGCAAGCTTCCCAAGCGGTCACGCGACGGTCACCACCGTGGCTTATCTCACGCTTGCTGCGCTTGTTGTCCGTTTCTTTCCGGCCTGGCGGGTCAGGCTCTATGTTCTCGCCGTGGCGGTCTTCGTTTCTTTCATTGTCGGTATAAGCCGGATCTATCTGGGCGTTCACTGGCCGAGCGATGTTTTCGCCGGCTGGGCACTGGGGGTGGCGTGGGCGAGTTTCGCCTGGCTTTGCGCCAGTCTCCTTGCCCTTTATCGAGGCAAGAGGCTTGAGGACAGGGCTGGAAAGCGGTTGCGCGAAACGCCGGTCGAGGCTATGGAACGAATATGA
- a CDS encoding YciI family protein translates to MRYMMLMIPKGFESAGPELDLPADAVEKMMAYNEQLRAAGVLVALEGLHPPSAGARVSFASGEPVVIDGPFIEAKEVLGGYWIIDVPTLEDAIEWAKRCPGSPNETIEIRRIQEMDDYSDEIQDIVKTYPDVLEKGIRSS, encoded by the coding sequence ATGCGCTATATGATGCTGATGATACCGAAGGGGTTTGAATCGGCCGGGCCGGAGCTTGATCTGCCGGCTGACGCCGTCGAAAAAATGATGGCCTATAATGAGCAATTGCGCGCTGCCGGGGTTCTGGTGGCGCTCGAGGGCCTGCACCCGCCCTCTGCCGGGGCACGGGTGTCCTTCGCCAGCGGCGAACCCGTGGTCATCGACGGCCCTTTCATCGAGGCCAAGGAGGTGCTTGGCGGCTACTGGATCATCGATGTGCCGACACTGGAAGACGCCATAGAATGGGCAAAGCGCTGCCCCGGATCACCGAACGAAACCATAGAAATTCGCAGGATCCAGGAGATGGATGACTACAGTGACGAGATTCAGGATATCGTGAAAACCTATCCCGATGTTCTGGAGAAGGGCATCCGCAGCTCCTGA
- a CDS encoding ArsR/SmtB family transcription factor: MQNKQLDATFAALADPTRRAILARLCVGEATVTQLAEPFALSQPAISKHIKVLEKAGLVSRRRDAQKRPCKLEAKALGEAIDWLDQYRKFLETRYAKLDALLETLKSVNDPPAGSG, from the coding sequence ATGCAGAACAAGCAGCTGGATGCGACATTTGCGGCCCTGGCCGATCCGACACGGCGGGCCATACTTGCCCGCCTTTGTGTTGGCGAGGCAACCGTAACGCAATTGGCCGAACCGTTTGCCTTGAGCCAGCCTGCCATTTCCAAACATATCAAGGTTCTGGAAAAGGCGGGACTCGTCTCGCGCCGTCGCGATGCGCAGAAACGCCCCTGCAAACTGGAAGCGAAGGCGCTGGGCGAGGCCATCGACTGGCTGGACCAGTACCGCAAATTCCTGGAAACGCGCTATGCAAAGCTCGACGCGCTCCTTGAAACCCTGAAATCCGTAAACGACCCGCCGGCCGGCTCAGGTTGA
- a CDS encoding SRPBCC family protein, whose product MSQPQTLTITARGDRELVITRRFNAPRQMVFEAHTRPELIKRWMTGPENWTLPICEIDLRAGGKGRYVWRNTQSGADMGMTATYLEVDAPRRIVHQEMFDEDWTDGGTEITTTFVEEGGTTRMEMVLRCTSSQARDTILKSPMSDGMEQGYARLDRQLAERKAA is encoded by the coding sequence ATGTCACAGCCCCAAACCCTGACCATCACCGCACGAGGTGACAGGGAGCTTGTCATAACCCGCCGCTTCAACGCACCGCGGCAAATGGTATTTGAGGCCCATACGCGGCCAGAACTGATCAAACGCTGGATGACAGGTCCGGAAAACTGGACCCTGCCCATTTGCGAGATCGATCTTCGCGCCGGTGGCAAGGGTCGGTATGTGTGGCGCAACACACAAAGCGGCGCCGACATGGGAATGACTGCAACATATCTGGAAGTCGATGCGCCCAGACGCATCGTTCATCAGGAAATGTTTGATGAAGACTGGACCGATGGCGGCACCGAGATAACCACCACTTTCGTGGAGGAGGGCGGGACGACACGGATGGAAATGGTGTTGCGTTGTACATCCAGCCAGGCGCGCGACACCATACTGAAATCGCCCATGTCCGACGGAATGGAACAGGGATATGCCCGCCTCGACCGGCAGCTCGCCGAACGCAAGGCCGCCTGA
- a CDS encoding anthranilate synthase, which translates to MSLEVLENGAERFETAGDVTITRTRFETAYEGAIDAYIDALDERRGAVFSSNYEYPGRYTRWDTAIIDPPMVISARGREMKIEALNDRGKALLQIVADPITSLAAVAVNARDDTQISLTVSKPERVFSEEERSRAPSVFTVLRAITDLFHTGHDANLGLYGAFGYDLAFQFDPIEQSLERPESQRDLVLYLPDEILVVDHHAAKAWHDRYDYAGNGVSTEGLSCDGARNAFRPADHVPPRGDHEPGEYARLVEKAKQSFHRGDLFEVVPGQMFMERAERRPSQISRRLKEINPSPYSFFINLGEQEYLVGASPEMFVRVNGRRVETCPISGTIKRGDDAIADAEQIIKLLNSKKDESELTMCSDVDRNDKSRVCEPGSVRVIGRRQIEMYSRLIHTVDHIEGRLREGMDAYDAFLSHAWAVTVTGAPKLWAMRFIEENEKSPRAWYGGAIGMVHFNGDMNTGLTLRTIRIKDGVAEVRAGATLLFDSDPQEEEAETELKASAMLSAIRGAGTSDMEDEKRACAPVGEGVKILLVDHEDSFVHTLANYFRQTGAEVVTVRAPVENEVFERVAPDLVVLSPGPGRPEDFDCRTTIAKCRDRGLPIFGVCLGLQALVEAYGGELRQLAEPMHGKPSRIRVGGNSLVFSGLPPEVTVGRYHSIFADPARLPSTFTVTAETEDGVIMGIEHEDEPVAAVQFHPESIMTLGQNAGMRMIENVVARLPRKAREKAA; encoded by the coding sequence ATGAGCCTGGAAGTTCTGGAAAACGGTGCCGAGCGGTTCGAAACCGCAGGTGATGTCACAATCACGCGGACCCGTTTCGAAACCGCCTATGAAGGCGCCATTGATGCCTACATAGACGCTCTCGACGAGCGCCGCGGGGCGGTGTTTTCCTCCAATTACGAGTACCCGGGCCGCTACACCCGCTGGGATACCGCGATTATCGATCCGCCAATGGTGATCTCGGCGCGTGGTCGGGAGATGAAGATCGAGGCGCTGAACGATCGCGGAAAGGCTCTTCTCCAGATCGTCGCCGACCCCATAACCAGTCTCGCGGCGGTTGCGGTGAACGCGCGGGACGACACGCAGATTTCGCTGACCGTGTCAAAGCCCGAACGGGTTTTCTCCGAGGAAGAGCGCTCCCGTGCTCCCTCCGTGTTCACCGTTCTGCGGGCCATCACCGATCTTTTCCATACCGGGCACGATGCAAATCTGGGGCTTTACGGTGCGTTCGGTTACGATCTTGCGTTTCAGTTCGACCCGATCGAACAGAGCCTGGAACGCCCGGAAAGCCAGCGTGATCTCGTGCTCTACCTGCCAGATGAAATCCTTGTCGTCGATCACCATGCGGCCAAGGCCTGGCACGACCGCTACGACTATGCAGGTAACGGCGTATCGACGGAAGGTCTGTCATGCGACGGCGCGCGCAATGCGTTCCGGCCTGCCGACCACGTGCCGCCACGCGGCGATCATGAACCTGGCGAGTATGCCCGTCTGGTCGAAAAGGCGAAGCAGAGCTTCCACCGGGGCGACCTTTTCGAGGTGGTGCCGGGGCAGATGTTCATGGAACGGGCCGAGCGTCGCCCATCGCAGATTTCGCGCCGCCTGAAGGAGATCAACCCGTCTCCATATTCCTTCTTCATCAATCTGGGTGAGCAGGAATATCTCGTCGGGGCTTCGCCGGAAATGTTCGTGCGGGTGAATGGCCGGCGTGTCGAGACATGTCCTATCTCGGGCACCATCAAACGCGGCGACGATGCCATTGCCGATGCCGAACAGATCATCAAGCTCCTGAATTCCAAGAAGGACGAATCCGAGCTCACCATGTGTTCGGATGTCGACCGCAACGACAAAAGCCGGGTGTGTGAGCCGGGCTCGGTACGGGTAATCGGGCGCCGCCAGATCGAGATGTATTCGCGTCTCATTCACACGGTAGACCATATCGAAGGCCGGTTGCGCGAGGGGATGGACGCCTATGATGCCTTCCTTAGCCATGCCTGGGCCGTGACGGTCACCGGGGCGCCGAAACTGTGGGCCATGCGGTTCATCGAGGAAAACGAAAAGAGCCCGCGCGCCTGGTATGGTGGAGCCATCGGGATGGTTCATTTCAATGGCGACATGAACACTGGTCTCACATTGCGCACCATTCGCATCAAGGACGGTGTGGCGGAGGTGCGGGCAGGGGCGACGCTTCTGTTCGATTCCGACCCGCAGGAAGAAGAGGCTGAAACGGAACTCAAGGCGTCGGCCATGCTGTCGGCCATCCGGGGTGCTGGGACATCAGACATGGAAGATGAAAAGCGTGCGTGCGCCCCTGTCGGCGAAGGTGTGAAGATCCTGCTTGTGGATCACGAAGATTCCTTCGTTCACACACTCGCCAATTACTTCCGACAGACGGGCGCAGAGGTGGTGACCGTGCGCGCTCCCGTAGAAAACGAAGTGTTTGAAAGGGTTGCGCCGGATCTCGTCGTCCTGTCGCCGGGCCCCGGCCGGCCGGAAGATTTCGACTGCAGGACCACAATCGCAAAATGCCGGGATCGCGGTTTGCCGATCTTTGGTGTCTGTCTTGGTCTGCAGGCTCTGGTGGAAGCCTATGGCGGAGAGCTTCGTCAGCTTGCGGAGCCCATGCATGGCAAGCCTTCGCGCATCCGTGTTGGAGGAAACAGCCTCGTTTTCTCCGGCCTCCCCCCCGAGGTAACGGTGGGTCGCTATCATTCCATCTTTGCCGATCCAGCGCGCCTGCCTTCCACCTTCACCGTCACAGCGGAGACCGAAGACGGGGTGATCATGGGCATCGAACATGAGGATGAGCCGGTTGCTGCGGTGCAATTCCATCCCGAATCGATCATGACCCTTGGACAGAATGCCGGCATGCGCATGATCGAGAACGTGGTGGCGAGACTGCCGCGCAAAGCGCGTGAGAAAGCAGCCTGA